A genomic stretch from Narcine bancroftii isolate sNarBan1 chromosome 9, sNarBan1.hap1, whole genome shotgun sequence includes:
- the LOC138742672 gene encoding phospholipid scramblase 2-like, protein MATTGIGSQQNNPPGALPPGSCPPGALPPGSCPPGALLPGSYPPGALPPGSCPPMALPSGVYYAPQVPPGVKGQSDHQMMPMPISIPNCPPGLEYLTQVDQLLVHQQVELLEALTGFETNNKFQIKNSLGQQIFFAAEENDFCTRNCCGNMRPFDMKILNPFGQEVMNVYRPLKCTGCCCPCCLQEMEVMAPPGQTIGYIIETWSMCLPKFTVQNEKREPVLKINGPCCACGCGDVDFQVTNLDETETIGKITKQWTGLLREMFTSADNFGIQFPLDLDVKVKATLLAASFLIDFLYFEKNN, encoded by the exons ATGGCCACGACAG GAATTGGTTCTCAGCAAAATAACCCACCTGGGGCCTTGCCGCCTGGATCATGCCCACCTGGGGCCTTGCCACCTGGATCATGCCCACCTGGGGCCTTGCTGCCTGGATCATACCCACCTGGGGCCCTGCCGCCTGGATCTTGCCCTCCAATGGCCTTGCCATCTGGAGTCTATTATGCCCCTCAAGTTCCTCCAGGAGTAAAAGGTCAAAGTGATCATCAGATGATGCCAATGCCCATCAGCATCCCAAACTGCCCACCTGGCCTGGAGTATCTTACGCAG GTCGATCAACTTCTAGTTCATCAGCAGGTAGAATTGTTGGAAG CCTTGACCGGATTTGAGACCAACAACAAATTTCAGATCAAGAATAGCCTTGGTCAACAGATCTTCTTTGCCGCTGAAGAAAATGACTTCTGCACTCGGAATTGCTGTGGTAATATGCGCCCCTTTGACATGAAGATTCTTAACCCTTTCGGACAAGAAGTCATGAATGTGTACCGGCCCTTGAAGTGCACTGGCTGTTGCTGCCCATGCTGTCTGCAGGAG ATGGAAGTAATGGCACCACCTGGCCAGACAATCGGATATATCATTGAAACATGGAGTATGTGTCTGCCAAAATTTACAGTCCAGAACGAGAAGAGGGAGCCTGTTCTGAAGATCAATGGCCCATGTTGCGCCTGTGGCTGTGGAGATGTTGATTTCCAG GTTACAAACCTCGATGAAACTGAAACAATTGGCAAAATAACCAAACAATGGACTGGGTTACTGAGAGAAATGTTTACCAGTGCAGATAACTTTGGGATCCAATTCCCCTTGGATCTAGATGTGAAGGTGAAGGCAACCTTGCTTGCTGCATCATTCCTCATT gatTTTTTGTACTTCGAGAAGAACAATTAG